The DNA region GGATGTAACGGCCCGGTAAAAATTTGGGCGTATTTCGGGTAAACTCCCAGACTATGGGGCTGCGACAAGGCCAGCTTTGTTAGGTAGGCACTTACAAACGGATGGGCGGAGAGAGTGGGGTCAACCTGGAACCACCATTTCCAAACATATTTCCAACCTGGAATTGAGGCTCAATCGTCTTAATAAGAAGGGTGTCCTTTTCAACGATTTTAAGCCAAATTCAGGGGCGAACTTAGTGCCGAGGTTGGAAATGGGGCTGGAACCAAAAAAGGGCCTAAAGGAGGGATTCCTCTAAGCCCTTGATTTTGTTGGCTCCCCAGCACGGACTCGAACCGCGGACCCAGTGGTTAACAGCCACTTGCTCTGCCAACTGAGCTACTGGGGATCGAATGAAGGTCACTTAAATAGTCGAGCACCCCTTAAAAGTCAAGGGAAAAATGGGCGATTTGCCCAGTGGTGCAAAGGCCCTTCTGCCCCGCCGTCAGCTCCCGACCGTGGCCTTGACCCGAAGGGCGAGTTCGTCCAGTTGGGCCTTGGCGGGCTCCGAAGGGGCGTTGGTGAGCAGGCAGGCGGCCCGTTGGGTTTTGGGAAAGGCGATCACGTCGCGGATCGAGCTCTGGCCGCAGAGCAGCATCACGAGGCGGTCGAAGCCGAAGGCAATGCCGCCGTGGGGCGGAGCGCCGGACTCCAGGGCCGTGATCAGAAAGCCGAATTTTTCCTCGTACTCCTCGGGCTTCAGGCCGAGGGCGTCAAACACGCGCTGCTGCACGTCGCGCTGGTGGATACGGATGCTGCCGCCGCCGATCTCCGAGCCGTTGAGCACCAGGTCGTAAGCCCGGGAGCGCACGGCCAGGGGATCGGACTCCAGCTTGGGGTAGTCTTCCTCCAGCGGCGCGGTGAAGGGGTGGTGCAGGGCCTGGTAACGCTTTTCGGTTTCGTCATACTCCAGCAGGGGAAAGCGCGTTACCCAGAGGAAGTTGAAAGCCTTCTCGTCGATCAGGCCCAGCCTGGCGCCCAGGTGGTTTCGCAGGTGGCCCAGGGATTCGTTGGTGATTTTGGGCTGGTCGGCCACGAAGAAGACCAGGTCCCCCGGCGCCATCTCGATGCGACCGGCCAGAGCGGCCCTCTCGGCGTCGGTGAAGAACTTTGCGATGGGCGACTGCCAGGCGTCCTCGCGGACCTTGACCCAGGCCAGGCCCTTGGCGCGGTAAACGGCCACAAAGGCGGTCAGGTCGTCGATCTCCTTGCGCGAGAAATCGATGCAGCCCTTGGCGTTGAGGGCCTTGACGATGCCGCCGGCCTTGACCACGTCGGCGAAGACCTTGAAGCCGGAGGCCGCCACGATGTCGGAGACGTCTTTGAGTTCCAGGCCGAAGCGAGTGTCGGGCTTGTCCAGCCCATAGCGGTCCAGGGCCTCGCCGTAGGAAAGGCGCGCAAAGGGCAGCGCCAGCGGGCGCCCCAGAACGTCGCGAAAGAGCTTGGCCATCATGCCTTCGGCCATGGCCATGACGTCCTCCTCGCCCACAAAGGACATCTCCACATCGATCTGGGTGAACTCCGGCTGCCGGTCGGCGCGCAGGTCCTCATCGCGGAAGCAGCGCACGATCTGGTAGTAGCGGTCGAAGCCGGAGACCATCAGGAGCTGTTTGAAAAGCTGCGGGGACTGCGGCAGGGCGTAGAACTTGCCGGGGTTGACGCGGCTGGGTACCAGGTAGTCGCGTGCGCCCTCGGGGGTGCTGCGGGTCAGGACCGGGGTTTCGATGTCCAGAAAGCCCAGGCCGTTCAAATATTCCCGGACCGAAACCGACGCCCGGTGGCGGGTGATGATGCCCTGCTGCAGTCCCGGGCGCCGAAGGTCCAGGTAGCGGTGCTTGAGCCGAATGCTTTCCGCGACGTCGATCTTGTCCTCGATCATAAAGGGGGGCGTTTCGGCCTCGTTGAGGATTTTGAGCTCCACCACGGTGACCTCGACCTCGCCGGTTTTCAGGTTGGGGTTGGTCATTCCCACCGGCCGCGGATCCACCCGGCCGCGGACCCCGAGAACAAACTCGTTGCGGATCCCGTGGGCATTGGCGTGCACCTGCGGGTCGATTTCAGGGTTGAACACCACCTGGGTGATCCCCTCGCGGTCGCGCAGGTCGACGAAAATAACCCCGCCGTGGTCGCGCCGGCGCTGGGCCCAGCCCATGAGCACCACTTCACGCCCCACGTCCGCGGCGGTCAGCTGGTTGCAGTGGTGGGTCCTTCGCATATCTCCCAATTTGTCTGACACTGGACTGACTCCTTTCAGGCGAACTGCGGGCCGCCGGGAAAACCGGCTGTGGGCTGAATCGTTTCACGAACGGTATCCACCAGGTGCTCCAGGGGGACTTCCAACTGGTCGCGGGTGGCCATGTTGCGCAGGCTGGCGCTTCCCTGGGCGACTTCCTGCTCCCCGAGGATCAGCACGTAGCGCGCGCCCAGCTTGTCGGCCCGCTTCATCTGGCTCTTGAGGCTGCGGTCGCCGTAGTCGATCTCGGTCCGCACCCCCTGGCGGCCCAGGGCGCACATCCAGTCGAATGCCATCTGCTGGCTTTTCTCCCCCAAAGCCGCGATGAAGAGGTCCGGCGGGCGGATCAAATCGCCGGGGTTCAGGCCGACGATCTCCGCCAGGCGGTCGAAGCCGATGGCAAACCCGATGGCCGGCTGGTCGGGGCCACCGAGCGCCTGGACCAACCCGTCGTAGCGGCCGCCGCCGGCCACCGCACTCTGGGCGCCCAGGGCCCCGGTCTGGATCTCGAAGGTGGTCCGGGTGTAGTAGTCCAGTCCGCGCACCAGCCGCTTGTCCACGCGGTAGGCCACACCCAGCCGGTCGAGGGTGGCCTTGACGGTATCGAAGTGGGTGCGGCAATCCAGACACAGGTAGTCGTGCAGCGACGGAGCATCGGCCATCGCCTCGCGGCAGGCGGGCACCTTGCAGTCCAGCACCCGCAGGGGGTTGCGGTCGCGGCGGCGGTCGCAGTCGCTGCAGAGAAGGTCGGCCTTGCCCGCCAGAAAGGCGCTCAAGGCCTGTTTGAATTCGGGCCGGCAGGCCGGACAGCCCAGGGAGTTGATGTGGGCCGCGACGTCGGTCACCTTGAGACGCCTGCAGAGGGTCACCAGCAGGAAAATCAGCTCGGCGTCCACCAGCGGCGAGGCCACCCCGAAAATCTCGGCGTTGATCTGGTAAAACTGGCGGTAGCGCCCCTTCTGGGGCCGCTCACGGCGAAACATGGGGCCGATGGTGTAGAACTTACGCACCGGGTCCTGGGCGTAGAGGCGATGCTGGATGTAGGCGCGCACCACCGAGGCGGTGGCCTCGGGACGCAGGGTCAGCAGCTCTCCCTTACGGTCGGGGAAAGTGTACATCTCCTTTTCGACGATGT from Desulfobacteraceae bacterium includes:
- the aspS gene encoding aspartate--tRNA ligase, which produces MSDKLGDMRRTHHCNQLTAADVGREVVLMGWAQRRRDHGGVIFVDLRDREGITQVVFNPEIDPQVHANAHGIRNEFVLGVRGRVDPRPVGMTNPNLKTGEVEVTVVELKILNEAETPPFMIEDKIDVAESIRLKHRYLDLRRPGLQQGIITRHRASVSVREYLNGLGFLDIETPVLTRSTPEGARDYLVPSRVNPGKFYALPQSPQLFKQLLMVSGFDRYYQIVRCFRDEDLRADRQPEFTQIDVEMSFVGEEDVMAMAEGMMAKLFRDVLGRPLALPFARLSYGEALDRYGLDKPDTRFGLELKDVSDIVAASGFKVFADVVKAGGIVKALNAKGCIDFSRKEIDDLTAFVAVYRAKGLAWVKVREDAWQSPIAKFFTDAERAALAGRIEMAPGDLVFFVADQPKITNESLGHLRNHLGARLGLIDEKAFNFLWVTRFPLLEYDETEKRYQALHHPFTAPLEEDYPKLESDPLAVRSRAYDLVLNGSEIGGGSIRIHQRDVQQRVFDALGLKPEEYEEKFGFLITALESGAPPHGGIAFGFDRLVMLLCGQSSIRDVIAFPKTQRAACLLTNAPSEPAKAQLDELALRVKATVGS
- the hisS gene encoding histidine--tRNA ligase is translated as MIQLIRGFKDILPGEVELWQHIEKTAAALFEEFGFSEIRIPIMEKTELFARSIGEDTDIVEKEMYTFPDRKGELLTLRPEATASVVRAYIQHRLYAQDPVRKFYTIGPMFRRERPQKGRYRQFYQINAEIFGVASPLVDAELIFLLVTLCRRLKVTDVAAHINSLGCPACRPEFKQALSAFLAGKADLLCSDCDRRRDRNPLRVLDCKVPACREAMADAPSLHDYLCLDCRTHFDTVKATLDRLGVAYRVDKRLVRGLDYYTRTTFEIQTGALGAQSAVAGGGRYDGLVQALGGPDQPAIGFAIGFDRLAEIVGLNPGDLIRPPDLFIAALGEKSQQMAFDWMCALGRQGVRTEIDYGDRSLKSQMKRADKLGARYVLILGEQEVAQGSASLRNMATRDQLEVPLEHLVDTVRETIQPTAGFPGGPQFA